The DNA window tttggttttttgttattgagttttatgagctatttgtataatttggaaattaagcccttgtcagtcacatagtttgcaaatattttctcccagtctgtaggttgtcttttcattttgtttatgatttccttcgatgtgcaaaagcttttaggtttgattaggtctcatttgctaatttttgcttttgtttctattgccttgggagactgacctaagaaaacactggtataATTTGTCAGAGAATGtcttgcctatgttctcttctaggagttttatggtgtcatgtcttatatgtAAGTCTTTAAgtcactttgagtttatttttgtgtatggtgtgaaggtgtgttctactttcattgatttacatgcagctgtccaactttcccaacataGCGGGGAATTTCAGCACTGCTCCCTCACTTATTTGATaggacaaacagaaaaaagagtaGTAAATatgcagaataatttttttttaaagtttacaaagttaattaaaatatatatgtagaactgTGTGTTCCCAAATtagagaaaacacattcttttcaagtacatgcagcacatttataaaaactgaccaCTTATTTGGACAATAAACCAAGTATCAATATGTATCAAAGATTCAGTGTCATATAAACTACATTTtctgacaaaaataaattaatttggaaaagaagaacaaaaagataattttaagaagatttattcattgaggaatttaaaaaacaattttaagtaaTCCATAGATTACAGAAGAAATCATTGTGGAAACTAAGCTATAAATACTtagaactgaatgataatgaaaatgttaaatatcaaAACAAGAGACTTGCAGTGAAAGCAAAATTTAAAGGGCAATTTAAatacttatataataaaaaacGTTACAAATGAGCTAAATGACTTTGCTTAAGAACTGaggaaggagggacttccctggtggtgcagtggttaagaatccgcctgccaacacaggggacacgggttcgagccctgggctgggaagatcccacatgccgcggagcaactaagcccgtgcaccacaactactgagcctgcgctctagagcccgcgagccacaactactgagcccgcgtgacacaactactgaagcctgcgtgcctagagcccgtgctctgcaacaggagaagccacagcaacgagaagcccgtgcaccacaacgaagagtagcccccactcgccgcaactagaggaagcccacgcgcagcaacgaagacccaacgcagccaaaaataaataaataaataaatttaaaaaaaaaaaaaagaactgaggaagGAACAtcagaataaaagcaaagaagaaaatagataaaataagaacataaatttttgaaatagaaaaagtgATATAATAAACTTAATTCACTGGGAAAAATTATGTAATAGATAACACTTGGGAAGACAAATCAAGAAAAgctaagacaaaggaaaaaaaggaataaaaatgaaacagaattgtaGGTGTCTTAGTGATAAAAAGGTAGGAAAACACTAGTGATAAAAAAGGTAAGAAACAACTTTGTTCCAATAGccataaagaaattgaaattgtagttaagtcattcaattaaaaaaaaatcaggctccGATTGTATTACAGAATAATTGTATAAGACTCCCAAGGAATTGTTCATTCCAATTTTATAAAACTCTCACAGACAATAAGAAAAAGAGTAGTCCCTAATTCATTCTATATGTCCAGTAAAATACTGAATTCAAACAAAAGTATATAAGAATAAAAAGTTACAGGTCAATCTCACCCATGAACTCAGAatcaaaaatctaaataaaatataagctgaattgaacagaatattaaaaagttaatacaTTTGACTGAGCATCTCTGAAACACAACGACAAATTATCATTAGAAAAgttaacataataaaagaaaaagagggaattccctggttgtccagtggttaggacttggcgtttTCACTACCACGGGCCTggattctatccctggtcagggaactaagatcttgcaagccacgTGTGtgggcaaaaaaaataaaaatcaaaagaaaagaaaaaagacctcaACATTTTCATCTCATTAAACATAGTAAAAGCATttaactagcatttattgaggacttacttTTTAATAActacatattttcctttatttttaaagactaaacataaaaatatttgaaaacttgaTAAAATCTAGAGATGTTATATACATTAATTACAGCTATGGAAATAGCAGACACGTGACCAAAAGATGGATAggaacacacaaaaatgaaaacagtgccAATGCGAAAGGTATTCCTTTAATATTGTTACCATATTATTTATCCAATAAAagtgtattaaaatattaaactcctcattttattttaaatttattttaatggtcAAATCTTAATGATGAGTCTCAGTTCTTATTACACCTTCAGGTATGGTTGCTTTTCATAAATACTAATTCATTGTGTgaatcatattttacatttatttatatgtttatcaatttaaagaagagaaaacagatgaaTTGGCCTGTTTATAATTTCTGACATCATTTTCATATGCattatcattttatcttttaattatgCTAAGCAGTTCAAATGGGtggaatttttctgttttatagataaatgAACGCTGATTCCTACAGTGAAATAACTAGGTAAAAGTTATAGTAGTAGATAATAACCCAAATTTAAaccatatttcataaatataatttctcCCATGTGCCAGTCCCTGTTAGAGTATACATTGATgatacagacatttaaaattttttaatacagtATTGGTTTTCAAATCAGCAATCTACCTCCCTAGAAAAGATTTGTGGAGTGAATGTAAGTTAGAAAAGATCCATATCCTTGGTGACCTTACCACTCAAGAGTCATATAAATACTGGACAGATCACTACCTGTAGTCACAACTCCTTAATAAAACTTGAAGTTCACAGCACATTATCCTGTCTTACAGTTATATTAAGAGGTTCTGCTAAGATGATTTAATTGCAGAACTTTGTATACTGTATGACACCATACAAATGCATAGCCTTATTTATGTACTCAAAGCCAGATCTTACACATTTTCCATTAGAATCAGAACCTTAATAAGCAGCCAGCACATGGACAACAGCATTTAGATTTAAAACATTCtaatatactcaataaatatacaaTCAGCCCAAGGGAAGTTTTCAGAAAGCATTGAGATATTTGTCCTCAACTAATACTAGCAAAAAACAACAGACACATGCAGTCATTTTATCTGCTGGCTCATAAGaatcttgaatttatttattcaatttcccatttcttcctctcattttttctctcttcctataGATTCAGAGTGATAGTAAGATTTCTATATTCAGTAACACTTTTTCAAGtctttaactttgtttaaaacaagataaagaatacagattaagaggaattccctgctggtccagagGTTAGGCCTCGGGACTTCCACTGCTGGGCGCACGTTCGATCCCTCCtctgggaattaagatcctgcaagccacttggcatggtcaaaaaaaaaaaaaatttactgttgTTAAGAATACAGATTAAGGTTCTAATCCTGgcttcatttattcaaacatttggagtacctaccacatgccaggcactgtgctcggctctgggggaaaaaaataacagattgGCTTCTGCTCTCATGTTCCTTATTTTCTGTGTGCCCTTGAGCATTGTAGTTAATCTTCTTTAGCTTGTATCTTGATTTATAACAATACAGTCttgatgtgaagattaaatatggTTATCTATGCAATGAACATAGCATGGAGCCTAAAATAAGATATGGTAagtataaaaatagattaaaaaaaattttttactgaagtctataacaatttttatcattttatcttaaATAAGAGTGTGCAATGTTGCAGCAGAAATAGGGAAATAAGTTTACAAACGGTCATTCTTTAAAACTAAAGCTTAGGGTTATGGGACTTAGGTTTATGGGTCAATATTATGACTTGTGTGGGTAGAACTCTTCATTGGGTTATGCTTCTTGAAAAAAGACTTTTAGGTAACTAACAGAAGGAATCGCCTTTCTTCCTGCATTAATGGCAAATTAAATCTAAAAGATGGTCTATATGGATTAGAGCTAGAAAAAGGAATCAAACCACAGGAAATACAAACTTGCTTGTGTTAACCCAGGATCATCTGGAAAAGTGTACTTGATAGCGGAACAGTAGTTTACTCCAGGTTTCACTATAGAATAAAAAATTCTGCAAGATTATACAACTCCTTTTGCTCtaattccatttctggaattAGAAGAATCTTGCAACCAACTAATTTTGTTATGGAAAAAATATCTTGATGAACAGAAAGTTATATTCCccctaataaaaatgaataaatcattcTTAAGTTTGGTGATTGGCAATCACTCTGCTGGTAGTGGAGCATCTGGGTAAACTCACAAAATTAGGTTCCTACACACACTAAACAAATATTCTAAACTGTCCCCATAGGGCAGCTAACAAGGACAAAGTGGGAGAATTTAACTATTTTAGTCTCAACACTTCATTCAACATGAGGCAACTGTAACACCAAGGTTGTGATTTATTAACCTAGTCAATGGCAGAAGCAGCACTAATTCAGAAGTTTTTCTTTTACCATCAAATGCTAAATTAATATCCAAAGGCATATATTTGTATTTACCATgctgtaaaatttttttcttaagtcaatGCTTTAAATTACTGTATGATCTTTCAATGTgcagaaatgagaaacaaaatttCGGAATAACACAATTTTAATACATGTTGACACTGGTTAATTGGTTAGAACGTTAGGTTAACAAGGCCAAAGTCCAGGGTTTCAAGTCCAACTAGGCCAGTTGGCTTTCCAAACCATTTCTGACAGCACATGTTGTTGGTTAAAGAAATCACTTCtggggatttaaaaaaacccaagaaaaacctGCAAAAGTAAGgcattaataatataaaaaaggtGTCTTGTTTGTCACTCTAAAGCTGCATTTTCTTTGACAAGCACATATCTTTTCAACATTATTAGAAATGCGCCTTCTAGAATGCAAACTATTGTTAACTCCATGGCTTTAGGCAGGATACTTCCAATGTTACCTCCTCTATCCAGAAAATCCATGGCACTACAAGCCGGTTACTTTACATATTTGTAATTAAGTTACAATTACACCTATTATATATTAGGACCTACAATAATATTTTGGACACATGAAAGTACAGAACATTTGGTGAGAACACTgggattttaattttgtaaactgtATATTCGAGTGCTCAGTTACAGAACGTTGCCCATAGAGAACTGGGGCCTGGGCTGAGAACTTCTCTCTGCCCAAATGCAATATCACGCACTACTCCCAAGAGACAGCAACAGGTCTGTCCAGATGCTAAGACCAGGGACTTCGAAATCTCCATCTTGAGCCTTACAGGACTTCAGGGCAGTAAAAACTTCATCTTTCAGAGGTGGAGGGGCCTGACAGAGGCTTTGAAACCTGCTCAACAACTCCTCCCAGGGAACATCCTGGGACTCAGTTCCAATCCAAAGGCCTTTCTGAAGGCTGTAGCGCAGCTGTCGACCCCAGTCTGTTAGCAGGCCCAGATAGACCCGGGAGAGCTCTGCATGGCGCCCCGCCACCGAAGTTAAAAGCCCGGCTGGGAGGCTGCGGCAAAAAGCAACCATGACATCCGATTTCCCCAGAAGCCAGCGAAGCAGCTCTTGACCCTCCTCTCCCGGAGTTCTGGGGCTGCCTAGTTCCAATTCCTCTTCTTGGGGCCGGGGAGACGACGGCGGCAGCAACAGCGCGGCCGCTACCACCTTCAGGAAGTTGTTCTGGGGCGAGCGCTCCCACAGGCTGCTGAGAAGCCTACCAGGGCCCCCTGCCTCGGCCTCCCCCACCTCCCGCAGACGCCTCAGCAGCAGCTCCGCCTGGGTCTTCATCAGTGAGTCCTCCTGAAGGACCGGGTTCTCTCCATAGGCGTTGAAGCGCAGCATGTGAATAGCGGCCCGGCGGCGGGCGAGGCGGGCCAGGCTGCCTTGGAGCGTCTCCTCCTCGGCGTCCGGGACGCCAGGGCCGGGAAAGAGCTGCTGCAGCAGGTAGCGAAAGGAGGCATCCCCAAGGGCCGGGTTCGCCAGCAGTCGCAGGGACAGCAGCTGGTCGCAGTGCCCCAAGGCCTGGAAGTTCGCCAACCCCGGGGCTGGAGCAGGCCCAGAGTCGCCGGGCTGCTTCCACTGGTTTTGCAGTCGCCGCTCCAGAGCCTTGCTAATGCGGGCATGGCGGCCAAAGCGCTTGTGGATGTGGCGCAGGTAGCGAGCCCACTGTAGGGCCCTGCGCACGGTCGCGGGGTCCCAGGTGCTGACGTGGGTCGTGCGGGACACAGCCAAAACCTCAGAGAAGCGCTCCAGGTGCTGCAAGAGCGGTTCCATGGGGCGCGCTAGGGCCTTACTTCCGCCTTCACCTTGGAGCCGGCTGCTCTCTGCGTGCTTGATTGGCGTGTTGGTGAAACGATACGCCTCTCTGCAATGCTATTGGGTAAAATCCCTGTCAATCTGACAGCGGCTTTAATCCGGGAACCTGCGCTCCGAGAAATGTAAGCCCAAGGAAAgtgctcttggttttatttttgctgtagATATTGAGGAGGCTCATACGGGAGGGAGAGTAAAGGGGGGCTAGGATTAGAGAATTCCCGGAGCCACGTGGGAGATGCTGTTAGTTACGGAGGTCTGCGTGCTTCCTTTCGCTTTATAAACATCTCTAGTAGAAGTTTCCTGAGTTTTGTGTGAGTGAATCTGTGTTAAGGTTTATCATAATTGGGGAAAGCCAGACACGGGCTGttacatataagaaaatgtaattaaataaaaattttggttCAATTCAGTTTAGTAGAAAGGTACTGACTTCCAATTAATTAATACCAGACACTATGCTAAAGTCTGGGCCTTGACCTTGTCCTTTCATTATTAGAACTTGAATCCTTTAAGTGAAACTTAAAGattaatactttattaaaatagtaaaggaacttaaattttatttcaaagtttcactattgttttttgttttgtttttgtaattctcAAGGCAGAATAACTTAATTGACTCTTATTTCACACAAACAACTAATTGAACTAAGTGGCATTTAACGGcatataacaaaaacaaatgctTGTCTAAAGATtgtgggaagggggagagggaagaagaatcCACTTCTGGAATGTCATCTGgattattcactcatttatgtgTTCTACAAATGTTTATCTGCCAACCTGTAGGGGTTTCGTTCAGAAACCTACAACAATTTCTAATCTACTGAAGTTGGTGACACAATAACTCATTTGAGCTGAGTTTGTTTCCAGTAAAGACACCAAGCAAAAGTATTCTAATAAGTAGTCGgaaatggtgttttgttttgttttgctttaacaaaaaggagaagagaaacaaatttaACAGAGGAAgagtcatttttcatttattaactttttttaaaaaatgaataaagcagtGGTGTTCATGCTGTTAATTCAGTTTTAGGATCTGATATTTATCACTTAGCCTAAACTCTCAGTTGGTCTGTAGCGGTTACTTGATTTTATCTTTGTCTTGGATACTAGAAACTTTGAGCCAAATGTGCAGTCTACTTTTAGCAAATGCACAGGCTTCACCAATTTATTCTTaaattgagcacttattatgtcaCATAGTGTAAGATACTAGggatttatttgtaaataaatagatgttgTCCTTGTCCTGGTGGAGTTCATTTCCTAGCATTTAAGAGCAAAATTAAACAGATAACCTCAAATGTGATAGGAGGCTATAACGAAGGTGGATCTCCAAGACTTAGGTGATTGAGAAGGCCTCCCTCTGTAAGAAACTGACTTTCTCCTGATAGCCCAAAGATGAGTGTTGAAAAAAGTTTTCAAGGTCTAGGGAACAGTTAATTTACAGGTACCTGAGTTGAGAGAGCCCAATCCATTCAAGGAGGTGAAAAAAGTCCAAAAAAACTGCCTTCAGTTCGGGATGGGAGTGAGACCTTATGGCAGGAATTGTGCAGATTAGCTTCagatctttccacttatttaaaaTCTTATCTAAAATCCCTGCTTGGGTATTATAATATGTAAATTTATGCATATTTCACATTCActtattttcattaaatgaaCACAATGTCTGTGAAATTTTCCcctttagaagaaagaaaagcctaGGGTTTGGAGCGTCTCCTCAATGTTCCATTTAATCAACAAAATTCAATGATCATTTATTAAGCTTCTACTACGTGTAAAGTATTAGGGAGTGAAAAAATGATTATGACAAGGTCCTTCGCTTCAAGAAACCTACCTTCTTGAGGCAGGGGTGGAAGGGGCACAAAAACACTGAACTATAATGCAATTCagattttatgtgtttaaaaaattgtaagaatGATGCAATGAGAGACCAGATATAAATTGACAGGAGAGTTCAAGGAAGGCTTTACAAAGGACTGATACTTCGTGTAGGCCTTAAACTATCAAGAAATACAGGAAAATGCaagtgagaaaaataacataaggTAAAACATATAAGGATGTTAACCTGTATAGTGTGTGCTACAAATACTAGTACGAATCTCCCATATCTTCATTATGATTCCTAAATTTCTGGGATACAGTAAATTAGGACAGAGACTGGAAGGCCACATTTCGGgagatttcattaaaatatgatatcaatCAAACCATGAGAGTTAAGCATCATAAACAACTAAGCATCAGAAAAAGAGACATTCACATAAAGTTTACCTCATAGGGTTCTGCTGacgattaaatgaaataataaatgtgaaatgcCATCCTTGGTATTTTGGCTGTCTTTTAATATTCATTCTGTTATTACCCCCACCCTCTTTGCATAATAAAGATGCAATTTGGAGTACTGACTCCAGCTCAGCTCAAGGGGTAGGCCAATTTGAGCCAATCATGTTAATCCACCCCTCTCTTAATTCAGTAATTAATTTAGGAACCCAGTCTTAAGCCTATCGATgtatagcattttcttttttttttttttttcagagacaatatagaacttttatttttctgaaacattgAGAAGTAGTTGCCAGTGACATAATAAAACATCACCCTGAATACTGtgtttattataaatatgaaattttttctACATAGCTTAATATAACCATCAATGATAGGAAATTAACATCaatgtattattatcatttaatcaTCAGACCCTGTGCAAAGTTATCTAGTTGTCtcaataatgtttttgtttttatcaaagtatacttgatttataatattatattagtttcagcatagtgattcagtattattATAgtttatacttcattaaaaattattacaaggTAATGACtaaaattccctgtgctatacaatatatctttgttgcttatttattttattttattttttggtcttttatttgttaaattattttttttgaatttttgaattttattttatttttttagacaccaggttcttattagttatcccttttatacatattagtgtatatatgtcaatcccaatctcccaattcatcccaccaaccgccccccccccgccgccactttacccccttggtgtccatacgtttttttctctacatttgtgtctcaatttctgctgtgcaaaccggttcatctgtaccgtttttgtaggttccacatacatgcgttaatatatgatatttgtttttctctttctgacttacttcactctgtatgacagtctctagatccatccacgtctctacaaatgactcaatttcattcctttttatggctgagtaatattccattgtatatatgtaccacatctgctttatccatttgtctgttgaatggcatttaggttgcttccatgacctggctattgtaaatagtgctgcaatgaacattggggtgcatgtgtctttttgaattatggttttctctgggtatatgcccagtaatgggactactgggtcatacggtagttctatttttagttttttaaggaacctccatactgttctccatagtggctctatcaatttacattcccaccaacagtgcaagagtgttcccttttctccacaccctctccagcatttgttatttgtagattttctgatgatgcccattctaactggtgtgaggtgacacctcattgtagttttgatttgtatttctctaataattagtgatgttgagcagcttttcatgtgcttcttggccatctgtatgtcttctttggagaaatgtctatttaggtcttctgcccatttttggattgggttatttgtttttttaatattgagctgcatgagctgtttatatattttggagattaatcctttgtccattgattcatttacaaatattttctcccattctgacggttgtctttttgtcttgtttgtagtttcctttgctttgcaaaagctttgaagtttcattaggtcccatttgtttatttttgtttttatttccattactctaggaggtggatcaaaaaagatcttgctgtgatttatgtcaaagagtattcttcctctgtcttcctctaagagttttatagtgtctagtcttacatttaggtctctaatccattttgaatttatttttgtgtatggtgttagggagtctctaatccattttgaatttatttttgtgtatggtgttagggagtgttctaatttcattcttttacatgcaggtgtccagttttcccagcaccacttactgaagagactgtcttttctccattgtatatccctgccccctttgtcatagattagttgaccataggtgtgtgggtttatctctgggctttctatcctgttccactaatctatatttctttttttgtggcagtaccatattgtcttgattactgtagctttgtagtatagtctgaagtcagtgagtctgattcctccagctccgtttttttccctcaagactgctttggctattcggggtcttttgtgtctccattcaaattttaagattttttgttctagttctgtaaaaattgccattggtaatttggtagggattgcattgaatctgtagattgctttgggtaggatagtcattttcacaatattgattcttccaatccaagaacatggtatatctctccatctgttggtatcatctttaatttattttatcagtgtcttatagttttctgcatacaggtcttttgtctctctaggtaggtttattcctaggtattttattctttttgttgcagtggtaaatgggagtgtttccttaatttctctttcaggtttttcatcag is part of the Balaenoptera musculus isolate JJ_BM4_2016_0621 chromosome 8, mBalMus1.pri.v3, whole genome shotgun sequence genome and encodes:
- the FANCF gene encoding Fanconi anemia group F protein, with the protein product MEPLLQHLERFSEVLAVSRTTHVSTWDPATVRRALQWARYLRHIHKRFGRHARISKALERRLQNQWKQPGDSGPAPAPGLANFQALGHCDQLLSLRLLANPALGDASFRYLLQQLFPGPGVPDAEEETLQGSLARLARRRAAIHMLRFNAYGENPVLQEDSLMKTQAELLLRRLREVGEAEAGGPGRLLSSLWERSPQNNFLKVVAAALLLPPSSPRPQEEELELGSPRTPGEEGQELLRWLLGKSDVMVAFCRSLPAGLLTSVAGRHAELSRVYLGLLTDWGRQLRYSLQKGLWIGTESQDVPWEELLSRFQSLCQAPPPLKDEVFTALKSCKAQDGDFEVPGLSIWTDLLLSLGSSA